A genome region from Dolichospermum compactum NIES-806 includes the following:
- the acs gene encoding acetate--CoA ligase yields MSQPTIESILQEKRLFPPTSDFSENAQIKSLADYQRLYDQAKADPQQFWADLAETELHWFQKWDTVLDWQPPFAKWFVNGKINISYNCLDRHLTTWRKNKAALIWEGEPGDSRTLTYAQLHREVCQFANVLKQLGAKKGDRIGIYMPMIPEAAIAMLACARIGAPHSVVFGGFSAEALRDRLNDAEAKLVITADGGWRKDAIVPLKEQVDKALENNGVPSITNVLVVKRTNQKTQMAAGRDHWWHDLQKGVSADCPAEPMDSEDMLFVLYTSGSTGKPKGVVHTTGGYNLYSHITTKWIFDLKDTDVYWCTADVGWITGHSYIVYGPLSNGATTLMYEGAPRASNPGCFWDVIEKYGVNIFYTAPTAIRAFIKMGEHHPNKRNLSSLRLLGSVGEPINPEAWMWYHKIIGGERCPIVDTWWQTETGGIMITPLPGAIATKPGSATLPFPGIIADVVDLDGNSVPDNEGGYLAIRHPWPGMMRTVYGDPDRFRRTYWEHIPPQDGNYTYFAGDGARKDEDGYFWVMGRVDDVLNVSGHRLGTMEVESALVSHPAVAEAAVVGKPDDLKGEEVVAFVTLEGTYQASEELSKELKKHVANEIGAIARPGEIRFTDALPKTRSGKIMRRLLRNLAAGQEVTGDTSTLEDRGVLDKLREGN; encoded by the coding sequence ATGTCTCAACCAACTATAGAATCCATTTTACAGGAAAAGCGGCTATTTCCCCCTACCAGTGATTTTTCAGAAAATGCCCAGATTAAAAGTTTAGCAGATTATCAGCGTCTTTACGATCAAGCCAAAGCCGATCCTCAGCAATTCTGGGCGGACTTGGCAGAAACTGAGTTGCATTGGTTTCAAAAATGGGACACGGTGCTAGATTGGCAGCCGCCGTTTGCTAAGTGGTTTGTGAATGGGAAGATAAATATTTCTTATAACTGTCTTGACAGACATCTCACTACTTGGCGGAAAAATAAGGCGGCGTTGATTTGGGAAGGTGAACCGGGAGATTCACGGACTCTGACTTATGCCCAATTGCATCGGGAAGTATGCCAGTTTGCGAATGTATTAAAGCAGTTGGGGGCAAAAAAAGGCGATCGCATTGGTATTTATATGCCGATGATTCCCGAAGCTGCCATTGCTATGTTAGCCTGTGCGAGAATTGGCGCACCTCATAGCGTTGTTTTTGGTGGTTTTAGTGCTGAAGCTTTGCGCGATCGCTTGAATGATGCCGAAGCCAAGTTAGTAATCACAGCCGATGGGGGTTGGCGCAAGGATGCGATTGTCCCCCTGAAAGAACAGGTAGACAAAGCTTTAGAAAATAATGGAGTTCCCAGCATTACAAATGTGCTAGTTGTCAAGCGCACAAATCAAAAAACACAGATGGCAGCAGGACGTGACCATTGGTGGCACGATTTACAAAAAGGCGTGTCTGCCGATTGTCCCGCTGAACCTATGGACAGTGAAGATATGCTGTTTGTTCTCTACACTTCCGGTAGTACGGGCAAACCGAAGGGCGTAGTCCATACCACAGGTGGGTATAACTTATACAGCCATATTACCACCAAATGGATTTTTGATCTCAAGGATACTGATGTATATTGGTGTACTGCCGATGTAGGTTGGATTACGGGACATAGCTACATTGTTTATGGACCACTTTCCAACGGTGCAACCACTCTCATGTATGAAGGTGCGCCCCGTGCTTCTAATCCTGGATGTTTTTGGGATGTCATTGAGAAATACGGCGTTAATATTTTTTATACTGCACCAACAGCAATTCGCGCCTTTATCAAAATGGGTGAACACCATCCTAATAAACGTAATCTTTCTTCTCTGCGATTACTGGGAAGTGTGGGTGAACCCATTAACCCCGAAGCTTGGATGTGGTATCACAAAATCATTGGTGGTGAACGTTGTCCCATTGTGGATACTTGGTGGCAAACGGAAACTGGTGGGATTATGATTACACCTCTACCTGGGGCAATTGCGACTAAGCCTGGTTCAGCTACTCTCCCCTTCCCTGGTATTATTGCGGATGTGGTAGATTTAGATGGAAATTCTGTCCCTGATAACGAAGGTGGTTATTTAGCCATTCGTCATCCTTGGCCGGGAATGATGCGGACTGTGTACGGTGATCCTGATCGTTTCCGTCGTACCTATTGGGAACATATTCCCCCCCAAGATGGTAATTATACGTATTTTGCCGGCGATGGTGCAAGAAAAGATGAGGACGGCTATTTCTGGGTCATGGGGCGCGTGGATGATGTCCTGAATGTCTCTGGACACCGCTTAGGGACGATGGAAGTGGAATCGGCTTTGGTGTCTCATCCGGCGGTAGCTGAGGCGGCTGTGGTGGGTAAACCGGATGATTTGAAAGGTGAGGAAGTTGTGGCTTTTGTAACTTTGGAGGGAACTTATCAAGCCAGTGAGGAGTTGAGTAAGGAACTGAAGAAGCACGTTGCCAATGAGATTGGGGCGATCGCTCGTCCGGGTGAAATCAGGTTTACTGATGCTTTGCCAAAAACCCGTTCTGGGAAGATTATGCGGCGGTTGTTGCGGAATCTGGCTGCGGGTCAGGAGGTGACTGGTGATACTTCGACCTTAGAGGATCGCGGTGTTTTGGATAAGTTACGGGAAGGAAATTAA
- a CDS encoding type II toxin-antitoxin system prevent-host-death family antitoxin, producing the protein MINLSQDIQSLSTFKRNTNELINQMKETGNPLILTVNGKAELVVQDAASYQKILDHIKQLETIIETKKQLEPTKSNNQKALELLKIWEQEGDEQEQTETLEYLSIAFWLWFCECDRLF; encoded by the coding sequence ATGATTAATCTCAGTCAAGATATTCAATCCCTCTCAACCTTCAAACGCAACACCAATGAACTCATTAACCAGATGAAAGAAACCGGAAATCCTCTGATTTTAACAGTTAATGGTAAAGCAGAATTAGTAGTACAAGATGCCGCATCTTATCAAAAAATCCTCGATCATATCAAACAATTAGAAACAATAATTGAGACTAAAAAACAATTAGAACCGACAAAAAGCAATAACCAAAAAGCACTGGAATTATTAAAAATTTGGGAACAAGAAGGAGATGAACAAGAACAAACAGAAACTTTAGAGTATTTATCTATCGCTTTTTGGTTGTGGTTTTGTGAGTGCGATCGCTTATTTTAA
- a CDS encoding XisI protein has translation MDKLTRYGEIIKKILTEYYQIVEKAPDFHPENCLIFDDNNHHYFWRSIDWVNKKRVNNTHIYVRIKNQKIYIEEDWTEEGIATELLREGVPKEDIVLAFHDPETRKFTEFAIA, from the coding sequence ATGGATAAGCTCACAAGATATGGAGAAATAATCAAAAAAATCTTAACAGAATATTATCAAATTGTTGAAAAAGCTCCTGATTTTCACCCGGAAAATTGTTTAATTTTTGATGACAATAATCATCATTATTTTTGGCGTAGTATTGATTGGGTTAACAAAAAAAGAGTTAATAATACTCATATTTACGTTCGTATTAAAAATCAGAAAATTTACATTGAGGAAGATTGGACTGAGGAAGGTATTGCAACGGAGTTATTAAGGGAAGGTGTACCAAAAGAGGATATTGTTTTGGCTTTTCATGATCCTGAAACTCGTAAGTTTACAGAGTTTGCTATTGCTTAA
- a CDS encoding XisH family protein, protein MAKDIYHNAVKNALIKDGWRILADSYFLQYEDAQLYADLLAEKTLLAQQNNRTIVVEIKSFINPSPMRDFELALGQYIVYRDILDLSEKHYAIYLAVKDTVFESFFQRKSVKSIVKRHQVEFIVFNNEQEEIVSWISSQDMEK, encoded by the coding sequence ATGGCAAAGGATATCTACCATAATGCGGTTAAAAATGCTTTAATTAAAGATGGCTGGAGGATTTTAGCTGATTCTTATTTTTTACAATACGAAGATGCCCAACTTTACGCTGATCTACTTGCTGAAAAAACGTTATTAGCTCAACAAAATAATCGTACCATTGTTGTGGAGATAAAAAGTTTTATTAATCCTTCTCCGATGAGGGATTTTGAATTGGCATTAGGACAATATATTGTATATCGTGATATTTTAGATTTATCTGAAAAACATTATGCCATTTATTTAGCTGTTAAAGACACTGTATTTGAGAGCTTTTTTCAAAGAAAATCAGTTAAATCTATTGTTAAACGTCATCAGGTAGAGTTTATTGTTTTTAATAACGAACAGGAGGAAATTGTATCATGGATAAGCTCACAAGATATGGAGAAATAA
- the acnB gene encoding bifunctional aconitate hydratase 2/2-methylisocitrate dehydratase, whose product MLQEYRQQVAERAQLGIPPLSLDAVQTSALCELLKNPPTGEEELLLNLLRDRIPPGVDQAAYVKAGFLTAIAKEEITSPLVSPVDAVELLGTMIGGYNVQSLIDLLQVSSTSVSTASETPLVMGGEGREQIAAYAANALSKIMLVYDAYHDVLELSKTNPYAKQVVNSWAEAEWFTSRPTLPEFITVTVFKVPGETNTDDLSPATHATTRPDIPLHALAMLETRQPGSLETIAELKKKGHPVAYVGDVVGTGSSRKSAINSVLWHLGNDIPFVPNKRAGGYILGSAIAPIFFNTAEDAGALPIQCDVSKMETGDVITIYPYKGTVLNAAGEVISTFSLKPDTILDEVRAGGRIPLLIGRTLTDKTRQALGLKPSDLFIRPQSPTDTGKGFTLAQKMVGKAAGLPGVRPGTSCEPIMTTVGSQDTTGPMTRDELKELACLGFSADLVMQSFCHTAAYPKPVDIKTHQELPDFMSSRGGVALRPGDGIIHSWLNRMLLPDTVGTGGDSHTRFPLGISFPAGSGLVAFAGALGVMPLDMPESVLVRFTGELQPGITLRDIVNAIPYVAMQKGLLTVEKQNKKNVFSGKILEIEGLPNLKVEQAFELTDASAERSCAGCTIKLSEETIAEYLRSNIALLKNMVARGYSDARTIMRRVAKMEAWLANPVLLSADADAEYAEVIEIDLSQITEPIVAAPNDPDNVKLLSAVANDPVQEVFVGSCMTNIGHYRATAKVLEGAGEVKARLWIAPPTRMDEHQLKVEGVYDVFVGANARTEIPGCSLCMGNQARVDDNTTVFSTSTRNFNNRMGKGAQVYLGSAELAAVCALLGRLPNVQEYLEIVAERIHPFADDLYRYLNFDQIAGFQDEGRVISKEEQAALV is encoded by the coding sequence ATGCTACAAGAATATCGTCAACAGGTTGCCGAGCGCGCCCAACTGGGTATTCCTCCCTTATCGTTAGATGCAGTACAAACATCAGCATTGTGTGAATTACTGAAAAATCCACCCACAGGCGAAGAAGAATTATTGTTAAATTTATTACGCGATCGCATTCCCCCTGGAGTAGATCAAGCTGCTTATGTAAAAGCTGGATTTCTGACTGCGATCGCTAAAGAAGAAATTACCAGTCCCTTAGTTTCACCAGTTGACGCAGTAGAATTACTGGGAACAATGATTGGTGGTTACAATGTCCAATCCTTAATTGATTTACTCCAAGTTTCCAGCACCTCTGTATCAACAGCTTCAGAAACACCCTTGGTAATGGGAGGAGAAGGAAGAGAACAAATCGCCGCTTATGCAGCCAACGCCCTCAGCAAAATTATGCTGGTGTATGATGCGTACCATGATGTTTTGGAATTGTCGAAAACCAACCCCTACGCCAAACAAGTGGTAAACTCTTGGGCGGAAGCTGAATGGTTTACTTCCCGTCCTACATTGCCAGAATTTATCACCGTTACCGTTTTCAAAGTTCCCGGAGAAACCAACACCGACGACCTATCACCGGCAACCCACGCTACAACCAGACCAGACATTCCATTACACGCATTGGCGATGTTAGAAACTCGTCAACCGGGAAGTTTAGAAACCATTGCAGAGTTAAAGAAAAAAGGACATCCTGTTGCTTACGTCGGTGATGTTGTTGGTACAGGTTCTTCGCGCAAGTCTGCAATCAATTCTGTATTATGGCATTTGGGCAATGATATTCCCTTTGTACCAAACAAACGGGCTGGGGGTTATATTTTAGGAAGTGCGATCGCACCTATCTTTTTTAACACAGCCGAAGATGCTGGTGCATTACCCATTCAATGCGATGTCAGCAAAATGGAAACCGGTGACGTAATTACCATTTATCCCTACAAAGGAACTGTTCTCAATGCCGCAGGAGAAGTAATTTCCACCTTCAGCCTCAAACCTGACACCATTTTAGACGAAGTTCGCGCCGGTGGACGTATCCCCCTGCTAATTGGACGGACTCTCACCGACAAAACCCGTCAAGCATTAGGTTTAAAACCCAGCGATTTATTTATCCGTCCCCAATCCCCCACCGACACCGGCAAAGGCTTCACATTGGCTCAGAAAATGGTCGGTAAAGCCGCTGGTTTGCCAGGAGTACGTCCGGGGACATCTTGCGAACCAATCATGACTACAGTGGGTTCTCAGGACACTACAGGACCAATGACCAGAGATGAATTAAAAGAACTGGCTTGTTTAGGTTTCAGTGCAGACTTAGTAATGCAAAGTTTCTGTCACACCGCAGCCTATCCCAAACCTGTGGATATTAAAACCCATCAGGAATTACCTGACTTCATGTCCTCTCGTGGTGGCGTGGCTTTGCGTCCCGGTGATGGTATCATTCACTCCTGGTTAAACCGGATGTTATTACCCGACACAGTGGGTACAGGTGGAGACTCCCATACCCGCTTCCCATTAGGAATATCCTTCCCTGCGGGTTCTGGTTTAGTGGCCTTTGCTGGTGCATTAGGTGTAATGCCTTTAGATATGCCAGAATCAGTTTTAGTCAGATTTACAGGAGAATTGCAACCAGGAATTACATTGAGAGATATTGTGAATGCAATTCCTTATGTGGCTATGCAAAAAGGTTTGTTAACTGTCGAAAAGCAGAACAAGAAAAATGTTTTTTCTGGCAAGATTTTGGAAATTGAAGGTTTACCAAATTTGAAAGTTGAACAAGCTTTTGAATTAACCGACGCTTCCGCAGAACGTTCTTGTGCTGGTTGCACAATTAAGTTAAGTGAAGAAACAATTGCGGAATATTTACGTTCCAATATTGCTCTGTTAAAAAATATGGTAGCACGGGGTTATAGTGATGCCAGAACTATCATGCGTCGCGTGGCAAAAATGGAGGCATGGTTAGCCAATCCTGTATTATTATCAGCAGATGCAGATGCTGAATATGCAGAAGTAATTGAGATTGATTTAAGCCAAATCACAGAACCAATTGTAGCTGCTCCTAATGACCCAGATAATGTTAAGTTATTATCGGCAGTTGCCAATGATCCTGTACAAGAAGTTTTTGTGGGTTCTTGTATGACAAATATCGGACATTATCGAGCAACTGCGAAGGTTTTAGAAGGTGCTGGTGAGGTGAAAGCGCGGTTATGGATTGCACCACCTACAAGAATGGATGAACATCAATTAAAAGTAGAAGGTGTGTATGATGTTTTTGTAGGTGCGAATGCGAGAACTGAGATTCCCGGATGCAGTTTATGTATGGGAAATCAGGCGCGAGTTGATGATAATACAACTGTGTTTTCTACTTCGACTCGTAATTTCAATAATCGCATGGGTAAAGGCGCTCAAGTGTATTTAGGTTCGGCGGAATTAGCAGCGGTTTGTGCGTTGTTGGGAAGGCTTCCTAATGTGCAGGAATATTTGGAGATTGTGGCGGAGAGAATTCATCCTTTTGCTGATGATTTGTATCGCTATTTGAACTTTGATCAAATTGCTGGTTTTCAAGATGAGGGTAGGGTGATTAGTAAGGAGGAACAGGCGGCTTTGGTATAA
- a CDS encoding type II toxin-antitoxin system VapC family toxin: MRTKIFVDTWFFVALINKRDQYHQKALELSEEYESYPLITTDAVFLEVGNALSNNYKNEAVELIESFLESDDVEVIRLNTDLFDEALSLYKKHQDKSWGLVDCISFVVMKRHEITQALTFDRHFIQAGFQALMKQ, encoded by the coding sequence GTGAGGACTAAAATTTTCGTAGATACTTGGTTTTTTGTTGCTTTAATTAATAAACGAGATCAATATCATCAAAAAGCCTTAGAATTATCTGAAGAATACGAAAGTTATCCTTTGATTACAACTGATGCAGTTTTTTTAGAAGTTGGTAATGCTTTATCAAATAATTATAAAAATGAAGCAGTTGAATTAATTGAAAGTTTTCTAGAATCTGATGATGTTGAAGTTATTCGTTTAAATACTGATTTATTTGATGAAGCATTGAGTTTATACAAAAAACATCAAGATAAATCTTGGGGTTTAGTCGATTGTATTTCTTTTGTGGTGATGAAAAGACATGAAATTACCCAAGCATTAACTTTTGATAGGCATTTTATTCAAGCAGGTTTTCAAGCATTAATGAAACAATAG
- a CDS encoding DUF3153 domain-containing protein, translating into MVIFSSLLLSGCVKYDLRVNFNSTNNGELIQYIQLSEKITIFSGDYLSEWLKTLENRARTLAGSIERVSASEIIVKIPFTSAKELQEKFTGFFNTRTSEDSDGSELANITSTLVAEDRNFFLFSRNHLVYDLDLRSLAMLTTEGGSSLVNLDFSLRTPWGIKNIQNDENAIKPEKHGNQLIWKLKAGDINHVEVVFWLPNFLGIGTLLIIGFVWLGLYLRYTLLPSPSIQLTVKEL; encoded by the coding sequence ATGGTAATATTTTCTTCATTACTATTATCTGGTTGTGTTAAGTATGATTTAAGGGTGAACTTTAACAGCACAAATAATGGTGAATTAATACAGTATATTCAGTTATCAGAAAAAATTACTATTTTTAGTGGTGATTATCTCTCTGAATGGTTAAAAACTTTAGAAAATCGAGCGCGAACATTAGCTGGTTCGATAGAGAGAGTTTCAGCATCAGAAATTATTGTTAAAATTCCCTTTACCAGTGCGAAGGAATTACAAGAAAAATTTACTGGCTTTTTCAATACTCGCACCTCTGAGGATAGTGATGGTTCGGAACTGGCAAATATTACCTCTACTTTAGTTGCAGAAGATAGGAATTTTTTCCTATTCTCCAGAAATCATTTAGTTTATGATTTAGATTTACGTTCTTTGGCTATGCTGACGACTGAAGGTGGTAGTTCTCTTGTCAATCTGGACTTTAGCTTACGGACACCTTGGGGAATCAAGAATATTCAAAATGATGAAAATGCTATCAAACCAGAAAAGCATGGTAATCAACTAATATGGAAGCTTAAAGCAGGGGATATAAATCATGTAGAAGTAGTGTTTTGGTTGCCGAATTTTCTGGGAATTGGGACTTTGTTGATTATCGGTTTTGTGTGGTTGGGATTATATCTGAGATATACGTTATTACCAAGTCCGAGTATTCAGTTAACGGTGAAGGAATTGTAA
- a CDS encoding tetratricopeptide repeat protein: protein MTTENLELAKSCFQIGITAFENGQYRESVESLEKASTLLGKNTRFAGEVEIWLVNAYEAAGRSEEAINLCQQLGRHPHYEIRQQAKRLLYILKAPKLNRPKEWMTEIPDFGIVSDNKSKIIVTSQPQKSTSKPKPVEREYIDLSTVNTKDNNFVWVGLISVGLIIFYLVWLSF, encoded by the coding sequence ATGACTACAGAAAATTTAGAACTCGCTAAATCGTGTTTCCAAATTGGGATAACTGCTTTTGAAAATGGTCAATATCGGGAATCTGTAGAAAGTTTAGAAAAAGCCAGCACCCTATTAGGAAAAAATACCCGGTTTGCTGGGGAAGTAGAAATTTGGTTGGTGAATGCTTATGAAGCTGCGGGACGTTCCGAAGAAGCGATAAATCTTTGTCAACAACTCGGTCGTCATCCCCATTATGAAATTCGTCAACAAGCAAAGCGCCTACTCTATATTTTAAAAGCTCCCAAACTGAACAGACCAAAAGAATGGATGACAGAAATTCCTGATTTTGGTATAGTTTCTGATAACAAATCCAAAATAATTGTCACTTCCCAACCGCAAAAATCCACATCTAAACCAAAACCTGTAGAACGAGAATACATTGACTTGAGTACGGTCAATACTAAAGACAATAATTTCGTTTGGGTAGGTTTAATTTCTGTTGGTTTGATAATTTTCTATTTAGTTTGGTTAAGTTTTTAG
- the argB gene encoding acetylglutamate kinase — MINDTEYIRQAEANRVEILSEALPYIQQFAGRTVVVKYGGAAMKDSSLKDKVIRDVVFLSCVGLRPILVHGGGPEINSWLGKLGIEAQFKNGLRVTDAPTMDVVEMVLVGRVNKEIVALINQAGGMAVGLCGKDGNLITARPQGDEGIGFVGEVSNVNIKILETLASNGYIPVVSSVAADETGQAYNINADTVAGEIAAALGAEKLILLTDTRGILKDYKDPSTLIPKVDIREARQLIADGIVSGGMIPKVNCCVRSLAQGVKASHIIDGRIPHALLLEVFTDVGIGTMILGSHQSKQ, encoded by the coding sequence ATGATTAATGATACAGAATATATCAGGCAAGCTGAAGCTAATCGCGTAGAAATTCTCAGCGAAGCACTACCTTACATTCAACAATTCGCTGGTCGTACCGTTGTGGTTAAATACGGTGGCGCAGCGATGAAGGATAGCTCCCTCAAAGATAAAGTGATCCGTGATGTGGTGTTCTTATCTTGTGTGGGCTTACGACCGATTTTAGTGCATGGTGGTGGTCCAGAAATTAATAGTTGGTTGGGTAAATTAGGAATTGAAGCACAGTTTAAAAATGGTTTGCGCGTAACCGATGCACCAACAATGGATGTAGTAGAAATGGTGTTGGTTGGGCGGGTGAATAAGGAAATTGTGGCTTTGATTAACCAAGCTGGGGGAATGGCTGTAGGGCTTTGTGGTAAGGATGGTAACTTAATTACGGCTCGTCCTCAAGGTGATGAAGGGATTGGTTTTGTGGGGGAAGTGAGTAATGTCAATATCAAAATTTTAGAAACACTTGCTAGTAATGGCTATATTCCGGTGGTTTCCAGTGTGGCGGCGGATGAGACTGGACAGGCTTATAATATTAACGCTGATACGGTGGCGGGGGAAATAGCCGCAGCTTTGGGAGCAGAAAAGTTAATTTTGCTAACTGATACCAGAGGAATTTTAAAAGATTATAAAGACCCTTCTACCTTAATTCCGAAAGTAGATATTCGGGAGGCGCGGCAATTAATTGCTGATGGTATAGTCAGTGGGGGGATGATTCCTAAAGTGAATTGTTGTGTGCGATCGCTTGCTCAAGGAGTCAAAGCTTCACATATAATTGATGGACGCATTCCTCATGCCTTATTGTTAGAAGTATTTACAGATGTGGGGATTGGAACAATGATTCTGGGTTCTCATCAGTCGAAACAATAA
- a CDS encoding FHA domain-containing protein — MIVCPNCNHPNPDGAVQCEACYTPLPATASCPNCGATVQSDAAFCGQCGYNLHFGVTPAVAPRVAVNPVSAPVVAPDLMMQLLQPDVLEIAPPANPTVSAPVAVVQEQAVYIPSAPVPVTPEPEVYIPPVLTPPPAPTPEPVAVVQEQAVYVPSVPAPVAPEPEVYIPPVLTPPPAPVAPEPEVYIPPVLTPEPVAIAVVPESEPYIPPAYVPQIDPISIPEVTPVAPSGKVANTQLQQIVARLFHVQANQEIELPQNLSVVHIGKPNDRVPPDIDVSGFANSEIVSRIHADIRIEGDACYIEDAGSSNGTYINNLPLLPGNRHRLRPGDRISLGKGDLVTFLFQLS; from the coding sequence ATGATCGTCTGCCCTAATTGCAATCATCCTAACCCAGACGGCGCTGTTCAATGTGAAGCTTGCTATACGCCGTTACCAGCTACAGCTAGTTGTCCTAATTGTGGAGCAACTGTACAATCAGATGCCGCTTTCTGTGGTCAGTGCGGTTACAATCTCCATTTTGGCGTTACTCCCGCAGTCGCCCCAAGAGTTGCTGTTAATCCTGTATCAGCGCCAGTGGTCGCTCCTGACTTAATGATGCAACTGTTACAGCCTGATGTGTTGGAAATTGCGCCACCAGCTAATCCGACCGTATCTGCACCTGTAGCTGTAGTTCAGGAACAAGCTGTTTATATTCCTTCTGCACCTGTACCTGTAACGCCAGAACCAGAAGTTTATATTCCGCCTGTACTGACTCCTCCACCTGCACCTACACCTGAACCTGTGGCTGTAGTTCAGGAACAAGCTGTTTATGTTCCTTCTGTACCTGCACCTGTAGCACCTGAACCGGAAGTTTATATTCCGCCTGTGCTGACTCCTCCACCTGCACCTGTAGCACCTGAACCGGAAGTTTATATTCCGCCTGTATTGACTCCTGAACCTGTGGCTATAGCTGTAGTACCCGAATCTGAGCCTTATATTCCTCCTGCTTATGTACCCCAGATAGATCCTATATCTATTCCTGAAGTTACCCCAGTCGCACCATCAGGAAAAGTGGCAAATACTCAATTACAACAGATAGTGGCACGGTTATTCCATGTTCAAGCTAATCAGGAAATAGAATTACCACAAAATCTCTCGGTTGTGCATATTGGTAAGCCTAATGATCGTGTTCCCCCAGATATAGATGTTTCTGGATTTGCAAATTCCGAGATTGTTTCGCGGATTCATGCAGATATTCGGATTGAGGGAGATGCTTGTTATATTGAGGATGCAGGTAGTTCTAATGGTACTTACATTAATAACTTACCTTTATTACCAGGTAACAGACATCGCCTCCGTCCAGGCGATCGCATCAGCTTGGGTAAGGGAGATTTAGTTACTTTCTTGTTTCAACTTTCTTAA
- the pgl gene encoding 6-phosphogluconolactonase: MNKTVEVHSSVSALVQRALELILSKAETAISKRGQFTIALSGGSTPKPLYEAIANQKLPWDKIHVFWGDERYVPADHPDSNELMARRAWLDQVAIPQGNIHAIPTLSANPEVDAAKYNQHLQTFFNSASGEFPALDVVLLGMGDDAHTASLFPYTEALKVSDRLVTVGNKDDNLRITFTYPFINAARSVIFLAAGANKRPALAQIFAPVADDFAYPSRLIRPQGELYWLLDAAAGLEL; this comes from the coding sequence ATGAACAAAACTGTTGAAGTCCATTCCAGTGTATCGGCACTCGTTCAACGGGCGCTAGAATTGATACTGTCGAAAGCAGAAACTGCTATTAGCAAACGGGGGCAATTTACAATTGCTTTATCAGGTGGCAGCACACCAAAACCTTTGTATGAGGCGATAGCTAATCAAAAGTTGCCCTGGGATAAAATTCATGTATTCTGGGGAGATGAGCGTTATGTGCCAGCCGATCATCCTGATAGCAATGAACTGATGGCGCGACGTGCATGGTTAGATCAGGTGGCTATTCCCCAGGGGAATATTCATGCTATCCCTACTTTATCTGCTAACCCAGAGGTAGATGCAGCTAAGTATAACCAGCATCTGCAAACATTTTTTAATTCGGCATCGGGAGAGTTCCCAGCATTAGATGTAGTTTTACTGGGAATGGGTGATGATGCCCATACTGCATCTTTGTTTCCCTACACGGAAGCTCTCAAGGTGAGCGATCGCTTAGTTACAGTTGGTAATAAAGATGATAATCTTCGCATCACTTTTACTTACCCCTTTATTAACGCGGCTCGCAGTGTGATTTTTCTGGCTGCTGGTGCTAATAAAAGACCGGCTTTAGCCCAAATTTTTGCACCGGTAGCGGATGATTTCGCCTATCCATCACGGTTAATTCGTCCCCAAGGAGAACTCTACTGGTTGCTAGACGCAGCGGCTGGTTTGGAACTCTAG